AGTTAAAGCGACGGTTATCTTTGTATCAATCTTGCACGCCGAAGAAAAAATCTACCGACTCCAACTCAACCGACGAATCCACACGGACGGTTGTTTCGATTCAAACCTATGTTGTGTAAGTTGATTGATTTGGGTTCGGATTGCGGCCGGTGTTACGTTCAACTACCGTTTTCTTCATTGTATTACTGAAACATGTACGAACGATTCAAGTCACTGGTCATTAGCTCTCTACATGGACGGCTTGGATTCAGGCGTAGTGTTTGTGCCCCCCAGGATCTGTACTCGTATCGTCGTTGGGAGACATGGTTAGTTCACCATGGAAGTTAATTGGCACGAGGAGGCGATCAAATATGACCGAGTCGGTCAACGTATGAAAAACGACGCGAGGAATTCCGTATTCGCCACGACAATCGTATGAAAAGCAGCCACGTCATCTACTGCCAATCCACACCCGTGTTTGCGTTGACCGAACAAGGGAGTGACCGCGATGATCGGCTCCTTCCGTCGACCGCGGCATCGGACCTCCCCACGATAGCGAGCTCGATCAAAAGCTTTTATTCTGCGACCTTGAAACTTTGTTGATGATGAACAAAGTTTGCGGGCGACCGAGAAAAGATAGATTTTTGCCTACCTCGAGCCGGACTCAGACCACCAGCGGATGTTTGTGGAAGTCCAATCAAAGATGTTACAGAACATGTCAAAGTTCCAACCTGATCCAGTAGTCCTCCGCCGCCGCATTACTGCTCTATTGCGTTCTCACCTGTATTCTGGTGGAGGGCGTCGTTCATCTCTCGAACGCTCCTCTGGTCATCGCCATATCACCACACTCGAAGCATTCATTACTGCTCCGTTACGAGTTCCTTCCGCCAGCAAATGGCGTTCGACGCGACCACGTTCCGTTATGCCATTCGTCGAACAGGCGGCGGATGTCCGACTACCTGCCGGCGCATGAAGATTGGCAGAGATCGGCCGGGACGAAGCACGCACGCACGCGTCTACATCCCGAGTGTGGTTGAAGCATATCTCATTTGCTCCGTGACACGTACTTAAAATACTGATACTCATTATTTAAGCCACCATTGTCGAGGAAGAGCCATTTGTGCGGCCAATGGATTCGCAGGTATCGTAGGATAGCCTGAAGAGGCCGGATCACGATTCTGTTGAGCTGCTGTCGGTGTGCGAGTAATGGTGATAGCTCTTGGGTGTTGCTCGTTCACCTGTCGTCTTGGCGAGCTTCGTGTCCCTCGCGAACATATCGTTATCGTCTCGCTTCTTGTTTGATGAAATGCCTGAGCCTTTGGGCAACATGAGGTCAGTCTCGTTTCCCACTTGGATCATTTGGGCAAACAACTCCAATGTGTGATGCTATCAGGAAGGAAACAAATAGCCTTCCTTACCCACCATTTTGTTACCTCGAGAAATTAGAGTTAGGAAGACAGAGGCAGAGAACTCCTTTTAAGTCAACGTTTTAGTTCATGAATTGTGGCCTGAGAAGGTAAGATTATTAATTGGAGAATCCATTTGGTATATGGTTGTTGGACGGAATACCAAATGCCATGATTTGTATACCTGTTTGGGCCCAAATTGGGGGTGTAAAGACGGCAGTCATATTAGAATAGGAGATTGTCTTGCATGGTACGACTACATCAACTGCATAAAATACACCCCATAAATGCATCTATCAAATTGGTAGATATTATTAGCTGCAATCTGGCAACCCAATTGCCACTCTCATTAGTTGGGTTAGCCCAACTAATCGATGCTCGATTGCTTGACTCGCGAATGTAATCAATGCACTTCACGTCCGAGTGCGACCCAACATCACATCGAGCATGTCATATGATCATCACTGTTGCAATTATTAGCCGCCACAGTTTCAACCAACTACGTGATTCCAATTACTTCATGGCCTTTAAAGGCAAACGCTGGTGTGAAGCTCCATCCATCCGACCTCATCACCATCCTTCGTCTTGGTTTGCCTTGTGCGCCGAGAAGCCAAGATGGCCACCGATCCTTCTACGCCGAGGATGCTCCACGTCGACGCCATCCAGACGGCACCGCCGGGGAAGGTGACGGCACCGGGGCAGGCCCGGCGGATCTCCACGGCGGCGCCGCTGGGCCCGGAGGTGCTGCAGAGCCGGTTCCAGGCGGTGTGGTACTACACCAAGGCCGGGGAGGAGTCGCCGCTGGCGATCGCGGCGTGGATCAAGGAGTCGCTCTGCGCGGCGCTGCCCGGCCACCCGGTGCTCTCCGGCCGGCTCCGCCGGGACGACGGCTGGGAGGTGAAGTTCAACGACTCCGGAGTCAGGCTGGTGCAGGCCACCGCCGAGACGACCATGTCCGAGTTCTTGGCCTCCAAGGACAGGAATGGCATGGAGGCGCACTTGGCGTACTGGGACGACGTGGACGTGCAGTCTCCCAACTTCTCTGCACTGTTCTACATCCAGGTCTCCCTTTCCGGCATCCccaaaagagaaagaagagatgATGGCACACTAACCGTGGCTGGTGCTTGCAGGTGACTCAGTTCCAGGGAGATGGATACGCCATTGGGATAAGCTGCAGTCTGCTGCTGGCCGACCCCTTGTTCTTGACGCGCTTCCTGAACTCATGGGCCCAAACCCACGCGCAGATGCGGCTCAGCAAGTCGCCCATGTTCCACCTCAGCTACTTCCAAAGACCGGATCGCTCGCGCCATCTGAAATCGGCCGAACTGGAGTCGAGTCCGGTCCACTctccctcctccaccaccaccatgcTATTCGAGGCCGATCGGGAAGCCATCACCCGACCCTACGGCCAACTCGCGGTGGCTTGCCTCCGGGAGGCGACGAGGAGGCTCAACGTGGAGGCGGCGCCGGAGTTCTGCCTCCTGATCAGCGATCACGGGGGCGAGTTGACGGTCGAGCCATGTGCGAACCCGAGCGAGGGTTCGTCGGCCGAGGCCTTGGATGTGGTTTGGTGGGACCAACTCGGCGTCGAGGAATGGACTCTCGTGCAGGGGAATAAACCAGTACACGTGTCGTGCCGGATCGCGTCGTCTGGAGACGGGCGACTTGTGGTGGTGATGATACCGCCTGATGTGGAGGGTGATCCAAAAGTGGTGGTCAGTGTCACGCTGCCCGACAATTGAAGGGTTCAAAGATGAAATGAACGCTTTGGTTATATGTTGTGGAATAATTATGAGGAGTGATGAGTTACTTTGAGTGCTATTAAGTATAATGTGAGCTCTTTAATATGTTAATATGCAAATTATAATTGGTTTAAGATGGGAAACACTTGGTGTTTGGTACACAATCTCACCTAATATTGGAAACGCTGGAACAACACCTCACATTGCAAGAATCACAAGCCACAGGTTTCTTAAGATTACCTTCCGGCCGACAGTCCACAGGCAGCCTGGACTCAGCATTGAATTGGCCAAACCCACACCCCACACATGGAGGACAgagcatgaagcatacaagaaaaTGTTGGATTAATGGTGTTGTGGTAAGAAGTGCAAGATATTGCCGGACTGATGAGTTTCTTTCAATCCATGTATAATTGAGAGGGTTAAAAGGAGGAGGGGTTTTAGGACCTGACACTCTGTTCAAAGCATTACAGGAAGAACCACAGGATGAAGAAGCTGCTTGTTGTTGGTAGGGTCGACTAATCATCTGATGTCTGTccgaaggaagag
The DNA window shown above is from Musa acuminata AAA Group cultivar baxijiao chromosome BXJ2-4, Cavendish_Baxijiao_AAA, whole genome shotgun sequence and carries:
- the LOC103976178 gene encoding uncharacterized protein LOC103976178 translates to MATDPSTPRMLHVDAIQTAPPGKVTAPGQARRISTAAPLGPEVLQSRFQAVWYYTKAGEESPLAIAAWIKESLCAALPGHPVLSGRLRRDDGWEVKFNDSGVRLVQATAETTMSEFLASKDRNGMEAHLAYWDDVDVQSPNFSALFYIQVTQFQGDGYAIGISCSLLLADPLFLTRFLNSWAQTHAQMRLSKSPMFHLSYFQRPDRSRHLKSAELESSPVHSPSSTTTMLFEADREAITRPYGQLAVACLREATRRLNVEAAPEFCLLISDHGGELTVEPCANPSEGSSAEALDVVWWDQLGVEEWTLVQGNKPVHVSCRIASSGDGRLVVVMIPPDVEGDPKVVVSVTLPDN